The Salminus brasiliensis chromosome 4, fSalBra1.hap2, whole genome shotgun sequence nucleotide sequence AGTAACTCATCTGGGTTCGCCAGCTCTGGCAGCAGCTGCAGAGGACAGGACAAATGTTAGAAAGCAGAAGGACAACAGGTGTTTCAAGTACAACAACTACAGCGTATTGTGCACACTTTTATAAATACGCATCTGTGAAAGTGCACATAAAGTGTCTCTCAAATGATccaaaaaaactacaaaaaaaaaaaaaaaaaaaaaaaaaaaaaacacattcaataTCGGCCAGGGCTGGCCAACATCGAGAAAATTGTCTATGACAATGTATTTTCTACATTGTAATAACTATAATTGATCATTTTCTATGCATTTATTGCTGCCCAATTGTACATTTAAAAACTAGAACAAACCTATTCTAGTGCAACATCTAAAAGTATTTATCATATGCTATCATAGACTTCTGCACTTTTACTAGGTCTTTACATTCAGCAATAAACAAGTAACACAGAATCTCAACACTTAAAATAGCGAGCTGGTTAATTCTACTGTCATGCTAGCTTGTGATGTTAGAATGCATGCATGGCTAGATGATTTCTCCATCTCGGAGGATGTATATGTATTGGAGCTATGGGTCATTGCTGATATCAGATAATTAGGTACATATCTGTCAATGCCAAAAccaatacatataaatatacatacatgtaaAACACGTAAAAATGGAAACTGGGACTACATCTACTGCAATTAACATGACAGAAAATGATATCATTTATTTCCAGAGGCTTTTAAATCTAGTACAATGGATAAAGAGTAAGAAGTGTTCTCTACATGTTCTGGAGAACAGtaaacacactattaaataCTGGTTTGAAATATCAGTAAAATCAAACCACATTAAGCAAATATCATAGTATCCTAATATTGCCATGCCCTTACTGCtgattttattttgaaactTGGAATGTGAATTATCAAtagaaaaaaggcaaaatagGCAAAAGTCCAATATGCTCTCTGAAATCTGACTgccttttattttttgtgttcgcgtgttgtttttttgagtgAGCAAAGCGTATGGCCTTGCAAAACAATGGTTATGGGTTGTGACTTCACagaagcagagaaagagaaatgaggAGAGGGTAAGTCCACTATGTGGCGTGGTTACTCACGTCCAGAGAGGGTTCAGGCATGTCTGCCGGTCCCTGGCCGCCCACCTGGCCCTCGGCAGCCGGGTTGAAGGTCATGTCAGCGTGCGGGTGGTTGTTGGGGCCGGGCTGCTGCGGGGGTGGGGCTTGGCGTGGGGGCTGGGAGGATGGTGGGCCGCTGTGATGTAATGGCTGCGCTGATTGGCTGTTGGGGTGGGGGGATGCGTGCATGCCTGGCTGCATGGAAGCATGGGACTGCTCAGCGCTCACAGGATGGGGCATCtacagagggaggagagagaggcagtgagGCACTGCGTGCGCAGCAGGAAGCACGGGCCAGCGCCCAGGTGACAGCCAGAAACACATAATACTGTTTGGAGCGACGCGAGTGCCATGCAGATGACGTCAGAACATATCACCACACACTGACAGACGCTGCCATTCTAAAGAAGGACGTTACCTATATGCCTCTTCACAACTGCGTTATGCAGATGTGTTTTTGTCTGTATATGCAAAACTACAGCGGTGCACTGCTGtttaaaaatctacatttttacacttttacatttGGACTATCAtctgttgtttattatttaataacccATGTTCCCCAAAATACATAATATTAACTATAACATCTTAGATGAATGTTGATGTCAGGGTCCTCATTGTAAAATGTATCTAAATATTTTAggtacaaatgtttttttacataGATTATTACAAAATAATGATAATTCAAACTAAAAAATTAAactaaaaaattattttagataaattataaaatgtatGACTTATttctaaatcatttattttaagtaaataatacattatCAGAAGGTAGTGCAGATAACTGTTCTCCATACAAGGCTTGAAGCTTGAGAAACTGTCAAACTTGTCAATAACATATGGGGACTATGAAGAAGGCAGTAGTCACTAACCTTCCCCCTAAAGATGATGCTTCCTGCAGACGTTATCGCTAACCCAAATGTAAAACACATTACACAGCCTGCAGGAAGACTGATCTCCAGGAGCAATGTTGGTGATGGTTTTGTGCACTATTCATATTTGAATGAACAAAGTCccaaaatgtttaatttaaacACTGCTGCAATGAAAGCAGTGAGGTTCTAGATGACCAGAGGAGGCTGGAAATGATGTCAGGATTGGATCTGGACTTGGGTTCTCTTACCGAGTCAGGCATGCCGTGGCCAAGAGGTTTGTCTGGGCCCATGAGGTTATTGGGCACGTCCGGAGGGTGGGAGAGCTGCGGCCCGTGCATGAAATCATTCATGGGAGCTCCTCCACCAGAGTTACCGTGCGGAAAGTCAAAGTTTCCATGGCCCTGGTAACTATTGCCTGATAAAGCACAGGAAACCGAGAAGAGCAGTGAGAAAGCTTTCCTTAgccagagaaacagaaagagacagaaagaggcgCTTGGGTCAGCCTGTTAAAAATCTGCAGGCATAAGTCTATCTGACTGTTAtgactgtgaaaaaaaaataggagTCAGGCAAACCCACAAAGGGTCTTGTAAAACGTTTAAGGCTATTTATCCTGAGGTAGATAGAGTGAAAGGCTGGAGCCGGCTGGGCTGCTGACCTCTACCTTGGCCCCCGTATTCCGTGCTGTTCCCTCCATGCTGAGGGGGAAGGGAGGTGTAGGGTGAAGGTCCTGGCCCCAGCTGTGCGATCATATCCATCACGTTAGGCAAGATCATCTTGCTGGGGCTCATCGTCTTAAAGCGCTTGGCCAGAGGGCCGTCTGGATCCTCCTTTATGTGCAGGTCCGACTTTATGGGCACCGGCCGCCAACTACACGTGGGGTCAATGGTGACCTCTTCAAACTCTGAGCtaaagaagaaaagcagaagaaaagGTGTGAGAAAACATGTGCGAAGCCTTCAACTCTCAACAAAAGGCTTGTGGGTATGTGATTATGCGGGTGACTATTTGGAAAAGTACTAAATGTGTCACAAACATAAATAAGGTTGTTTACTTATCTCATACATACTTTTGGATGGCATTGAGAATTCCCCACATGTACTGGTCCACTTCCAGACCCTCCAATAATGCGGTTTTACTGGGGACAGAGAGAGCCGTATGAAACTGTGTTCAAAgagcaaaacacattttcaggccaAAATTCAGTCCAACTGAGGTTTGTTACATACTTGCATACAGGACACCTCCACGTTCCTCTCTCACAATTCAGCTGCAGATAGGACTCCAGGTCAAAACACTGCAGAGGAGAGGCAACAGCAAGAGTGAAGTACACAGCATATGGAAACAAGGCTAAAACTACTCTCATGTTGTGAGGGCTAACAGTAAAACATTAAGCACTTGACTGACTGAGTCACATCCAAAGCTGTTGGAAAATACTAAAACACAGCTCTTAGGTATAGTTCTGGTTTAAATAACACTGAAAATGATTACTCATTCACAAACAATATGTCGTTTTAATAGTCTTTTAAACATTTTCCCAAGCCAGCACACTTCATTGCTCTGCCTACCTGCACATGTTTGCAGTCGTGTCCCCTGGCGGGGAGCTGGATCCTCCGGAACGTGATGGGACACTTGAGGGACACTTTGATGGCTGTCTGCTCCACCCCGTCCTCTCCATTCAGCGTGGCGTTCCCAGAGGACGCTGCTACACTGCTGAAATTTCTCTTTACTGCAGACAAAGAATAGCAAGAAAAATCAGATGTAGCCCATACAATAGAAAATATAGCAGGAAACATTCAAAATATGTAGCAACAGGACTGTTTGCATGTAATGGTGATATGTTAATGCAATTGCATTTCTATATAGCATCTTTTGGCAATATGGGAAAAAAGCTCCTTTTTTAGAAATCCACTAAAAAAGCCCACTAATGAGCAAAACTGAGGGAGGAAAAACTGTAAGCTGAAGAACAGGAACCAAGACAGAAAAGGGGAACTCCTCCTCTTCTTGACTCCAAATAGCAGAATTatgatatatatacatttaaaaaagcaatGTAGAGTTCATACAATAAGACTTCTTTTTTTAgccaaaaaaaattaataattgtgGGTTATCTCTTATGAATAGAGGGAGTTGCAGTTTTACAAGCGGgactgttttttgtgtttctgtctttgACCAGGAGTGATGGCATGTTCTTGCATCGCCCAAATCAAGCCCTGTGTGCCTTGTGTACATATTTACAAGGTGAAGTCCAATTCGTCGGAATGCGCTCTTACTTTTGGTGATGCAGTGTTCTGCGGGCAGGAGTCTCTTCTTCAGCAGGCCTTGCAGGACGGATCTCACTGACGGCCTGTGCACCAGCTGCAGCACGAACAAGTGTGACTGGAACAAGAGCAGACGTGTTAACACATGCCAGCAAGCCCCCTCACGCCATCAAATCTGTACGTTAGTGCTCTGGGATAATGATATCTCCGCAGTGCTGTTTCCCTTCACTAGCGGAAGACCACGAAACTGATACCaaacgcagacacacacacgcacacacacacagcagaggaTCTTACATGAGCGAGGCTGCTCAACCAAATCAGTGTTATCTCATTTAGTATCATATGTTGTACAAGAGTGCTCCAACACTGCCATTAAATGAGAGACGATGCATTATTTAAGAACACTGCTATTAGCTGCAGTGCAGCAGCAGTACTCACACAGCAGCAGGCCGTGACCGTGATCTGGATGGTGTTTCTCCCTGGCTGACACACGTGCTTCAGGTGCAGGGGTTTGTGGGAGGTCTTGTTGTCACCCCTCTCGATGGTGAGCGGGGTGGCATTGACGCTGACCTGTACCGACGCTGGCCAGTTGGTGTTCATCTGTCGGTCCTCATGGTGGTAGCACTTAAACTGGAGCTCCAGGTCAGACCTGACACAAACAACCAGTTAAGTGGTTAACACActagcacatacacacactctatcatAGAAAAGTAGAATTCAGAGTGTCTGTCAAATGATGCTTTAAGCTCCAgaaagtaatgttttttttattaccgCTCAGCTTCAAGTAATAAGTATTAACAGTCAGGGATGATGCCCAAGTAATGATTTGGCAGTTTTGGTTTCACGACTATTGTAATCACATTAAAAAAGTGAAGAGTGCTGATAAGGCATGCTAAATGTAGCATCCCGTAGCAGACACATACCTCCACATGAGGGTCTGGTGGACGGAGGGCCGCAGATGGAAGACGTGGTTGCTGACGGCCAGGTTATGCTCCAGTCTGAAGGGCTCCAGGACAACTCCATCCCGCACAGGGAACGTCAGCCGTAGCTCCTCGTTGGGATTAGCTAAAATCAATGAACAGCATTAGCTCGCACATACCCATGACTTTATGACAACAGAGTCTTAGCTTACTCTTTTTTAACAGGCAGGCCCTGCAGGATACACAGAGAACTTTGCCTTTGGGGTCACATTGTTTCTACCTTCCAACTGAAATGCATGCATTATAAATGCACTCAGAGTGGATGTGAAAAATGAATGAGGCAAGATAAATGAGCAGTGGGACTTTTTCCCACCCAGCTGAAGGTGTTGAGAGGATCAAAGGGTTGTCTAAGGTTCGCTGATGACTGAGTGTTTAATAAAGACACGAGTGGAAAGATTGAAACGCTATGAGGTGTTATGCACTCACTCGGTGGAGGAGGCAGGGACGTCATGTTTGGTTTCATATCAGGAGGAAACGGAGGCTTGACGTCCTGGTTAGGTGACAGGTATGGAGGGATACTACTGCCAGGAGTCATAGGTGGCGTAGGGTTGCCAGGAACTGGCGAGTGAGGATAGTTCACAACCTGTCGTGGCGGctaagaagaggaaaaaaacacagacttCTTGTATTACACATATTTTGTATTACATATCACTTACATTTATATAAAGTGGAAGCACAAACAATACAAGTAGGGAAATAAAAGGGATGCCTACCCCATTGCCTTGATTGTAGGCATAACCACCTCCAGAGAAGTTGTTACTCTGACCATTAAATGGCTCCtgctagagaaaaaaaaatgaagacatgTTCAATTTTGCAATATAAATGATGAGAAACAAAGACTGCTTTATTATACTGCATTCCATTGAGCATCTCCTGAGATTTACCTTGTAGTACTGTCCCATGGCCACTCCTGATGGGGGGTACTGGCCAGAGCCCTGCTGGCCTGGCATTCTCTGAGCAGGGTAGTTGGGTGAGGGTAGCGCTCTGGAGGCATTTGGATTGGGATATTGCCCTTGCTGGTTAGGAAACTGCCCATTAGGTCCAAACTGCTGCGCCGCATAGTTGGGCTGAAAGACAAGGCGTTTAATTAAGCTGCATTCCTAAATCACCACGTCACATTTGCAGCTACAAACAATAATACCAGCCTGATTTTAGTTTGTACTTTTATCCAGATTTAGTGTGTCACTGAATGTCAGACAACAGATAAGGAATTCTTTCTAAGATAATGTATCTACTAGAAAAGTCTTAAGACAAGCATGCAGTAGGTGTGTATTTTGCAAGATGCAAGATGCTAACTAATAAAGTGGTagaagcttccattacttgtaaGCTACATTAGtgtccagtgcaaaactagaTAAGTGAACATCAGACACCAAATATATCATACTTGATTGACCACACTTGGAGGATAAATTGTCTATGTTTGATTTGAAGTGCAAAATGCAAGCACAAGTAACAGTCATTTCTCACCTCTCCAGGATAGGGCCTCTTGGTGCCCTGCATGGGCATGGACTGAGGCCTGGGACCAGGATAACCTTGCTGGGGCATTCTCTGGCCGTGCCCTCCGAAGGGTCCCATCCCTGCAGCGCGAGGCTGGTTCATACCCATTGGCGGGCCGCTCATGTTGGAACTGTTCATGCCAGCGCCCATGCCAGCTGGATTCATGCCTCCTCCCATGGTCGGGGGACCCCGGGGGCCGGGCTGGTTCATGAACTGGTTGCCGTAGCCCTGCGTGGGTCCCATCTGAAATGAGGAGCACATCTGGAGAAAAGAGCAAGAGGAGATTAGTTGATAATTGAGCCAATGGATTAACAGCTCTGTTTCAGCTTGGCTCTGTGCCAGAACCTGCTCTGCAAAAACATTACCCACCTGGCCATACTGGTTCATGTCCTTGTTGGTCTCCTGCAGGGCGGCCACTGTGGCTGTGGCAGTAGCTGTTGCTGTGGCGGCGGCCGCAGCGACAGCAGCTGcagccgcagcagcagcaggttggGTGAAGTCCGACGGTGGCCGGGTGTGAGGTGGCATGCCTATACCGCCTGGAGTGTTTGGACCACCTGGGTAGCTGCAAAAGCAAAAACACCAGCTTACCTCAACTTGCTGGCACGCAAAACAAAgtcaataatcataatataagaATGTCTCCCTTTTAACATCTGATGTCACTGTCTCTGAATATTAGAGCTCCAGAAATCTTCTTAATGATGatactctctctgtctgcttgGCATTGTGTGAAGGTGATATCATCTCTTTTGAGAAAACTCCTGGAACACTAAGTTGACTATCCATGAGATAAGTGTTGGCTTGGCATCATAATCTAATATCAAATATCACTAATGGAAGACTCATTGCCCAAGTTTATTGAATTTCTCAGGGAATCGAGCAAGGAAAGACTCCTCTCTTTGGACAGTATCTTCCCATCAGTGTGTCTGGGGCTGCTCCACTGATTTGGCAGCACTGAGGCTTTGAGCACTCACCTCCCACTGAAGCCTCCGGCTCCGGGGTGCCCCGCTCGTCCGTACATGCCCTGTTGCATGTAGGCCTGGTTGGAGCCCCCTTTGGCTGAGAACTGTTGCTGTTGGCCAGGGAACTGAGGGGAGTTGATCCCAGGGTTGCTGGCTGACATGCCGGACCCTATTCCATTGCCTCCAGGGTTCATGGGGTTGTTGGTGTTGGCCATGGGGTTACCCAATACCTGATTCAAAAACAACAGGATTACAAAACCTTCAGCTGTGCATGTCATTAATATTGCAACAGGGGCATTTAAAAAAGGAGCGTTTAGTACATTAGCATGCAAGCTATTGCGTCTCTGTCTCACCTGACTTTGTGATGTATTGGTAACCCCCCACACCGTTGTGACCACTGACAATGAGCCTGGGGCCTGGTTGGTGTTTTGCTGCCATGGAACGGAGTCGTACGGAAAAGACCCATCACTGAAAACCAAACAATAACATCACATCAGTCAACAGCCATACAAACTGATGCACTGTATTCCAGGATTAGGAAGTTCATATTCCAGCTCTGTACAGTGGGGTCTAAAGCACTAAAGGGCAGCTACAGGGAGGTTTGCTGACTTGTGGAAGAATTCTCTGCTGAATGGGGGACATTGTTTCTCATGGAATCGAAGCTGTAGGATTCGCCAGGGAGACTTTCCCTGGCAACCAATCAGAGCTGAAGCTGAGGCCCAGAGCacagaatgttctattaaacaTAACTTCATTGGGCCAGTGCTTCATCTCTGCTTGGAGACCCCAGAGGCCCTTCTCTGGCACTCTATCAACAAACAGCTCCACACACCCAAATCCTTTAGTGACTTATATAGAGCAAagtttaaatgaaaatgaagcatggttcattttttttttttctctgtgccTTGGAGTCCTGAGATTGTTAGATGACTCTGATAGCCAGCAATGATTCAATGTTTACACAGCATGGCTGAAAAAACCTTGACTGCTGGTGTCTTGGAAAAGACTGAGTACAGACAGCTGGTGGTAACAGTGAGGGGCCAAGTAAATGAGCAGTCTTTAAGTACGGGTCAGGTGCTCCGCATTTAAAAGGATGGTTCATTTTGGACAAGGGCATAACACAGTACAAGAATGGCTTTAACTTAGCACAATGTCCCTGTACTGTAGCCCAAGCTCCCGGGGCAACAGGTTCAGAGCTGTGGTTGTCACAGTGCTTGGAGTGGGTCCAGTGAGAGGGAGGCTTGCCGTCTGCAGAACTGGGCTTTTGTTTGGCCAGCGCACTGACCTGTGGGAGAGCGAGGGCTTCATGGAGTTCATGGGTGGCTGCATGGGCACTTTGCCCTGAGGCTCGCTCTGCCGATTCTTCTGGTGCCGCAGCAGGAGCAGCCGACCCAGCTCCTCGCACCAGGATGAGAGCAGAgctacagagaaagaaaaagacagaaaaagagagagagagactggacaTGAGTCTATAGAACCAAGGCTTATGAAATAAGCTGAAAAGTAGATTAATCTGACACAATAAGCATCTTAATACAATCTATGTTTGGTTAGAGACATATGGCatttttcatagcatttttagttatgcatcactgtcacacaaaaactctTGTATCTCTgtatttcatgacaaatggaccaatagaaatgctgaggaatgacttggaataaaatgaaCTAAATATGACTTTCGTTTcgacatatgttttttttttctttcttctgtaaagttgctgttttggagatacaagtttttttaaGCATATTTAAAAGACATACATGGTGAATAAACGTGCAAAGGGGAGAACGAAACATTGGAGACAAAACAGCCATGCCTGAAAAAAAATATGATAATTAATATGTTCAAATACAATGAGACAATGCATCAGCACCTCGCCGTATCCTTCACTGCCCAGAACGACGTCCTTTCTTAAACAAACCTCCACCTGCAGTTGTTGACCTTCACCACTGGAGGGCACTGCAGCCCTGTCTTTTTCTGAGCACTTAGGGCCATGTCAGCATGCCTCTCTCAGGATCATATGCTTTTCATCTGCAGTGCATAGTAAGCAGTGATCCTACTACAAAAGACTGCTCTTCCCTTCTCATGGTGGGAGGatgaaaaggcagagagagagacagagggagggagagagagagaaggagcgcAAGGGAGGGGAGATGAGAATCAGAGCTGAGGATGGTGAATCACGTCAGCGACAAGCTATGGCAGCACTTCACTGCTTTGGGGAGGagaagtgggggggggggcgtgtggtggggtggtggtggcaTGAGTCTTTTGCTACGGCGGTGGAGTGGAATCGGAGGGGCAGGTGCTGGCACAGAGCCAAATCTACCACTGCTGCACTGGCTGCTGTAAACCCCCACAGCCTAGACTCCAACCAATGGGTTTAAGTGCTCCTCTAGCACTCTAGAGGCCTCTGGACTCTCTCAGAGTGCTCGTTCACGGACACACGCATgctcccacccacccacacacacacacacctgtgtgcGGTGACGGAGGAGAGAATGAGAACATGCAGACGCGTTCTTGTTGTGACTGTACCACACAGACGGAGCATGAATAAAAGCCATGAACTGCCTTGCTGGTGCAGTCTTGCTCCACCATCAAACAGATTCTGCAAAGGGACCACATAAAATATTCCCTTTAATCCAAAATGAGTTCATCCTCTGGAACAATACCCCTCTTTCTTTCCCGAGACCCCTCCACGGAGACAGCAGATAGAGAATAAAAAATGCCCCGTGTGCTTATTTCAACACAGGGGGTGGTGTTAAAGAGTCTTTTTCTCCTTGTCTGGGGAGACTGCAGCTCTAACGTGAGTGGCTGAGTGTGCttgcttctctctccctctttctctctctctctctctagtgcATAGAGACAGACGTCTGCCTTGGCTCTTTCCTCCCTGTATCGATCAGCCAGTAATGACTAATAAGACTGCTCAGCTGTCTCCAGTGCCCTTAATGCTGGGGGAATGTAAACGAGCAAATACGCGTCTGACAGACAGGGAGGATCACGCGCACAGATCACATTTTCACTGCCATCCCagcttcatcacacacacacacacacacacacacacacacacacacacacacacacacacacactgctttccaTCTGGCCTTCCTTTAGTCAGTacattagcagtagtagtagtatgtgATGAAATgacaattacacacacatacacaattgTATATACTGCATTAGAGCCTCAGTGCTTTGTAGGTTCTCATCTGGTCCCACAGGGTCTCAATGGTATTTAAACCTAGCTACCTGACATCACCTGAACTTCATCTCACCTCTTCACCTCCTGAGGAGCAGTGTGGCATCTTGCATTATCTGGTTGGCATTTGGTAATCCGATTAAAAAGAAGATAGAAATCACATCCGACAATCATTTTGCACACGGTTACAAgtgactggtgtgcttgcttatctaaaatattagatggagcaccgccattccagagaacacagttccactacttcacagctcaatgctgggtgatttatacctctctagcccacacctggcattaggatcGGCAATAATATgtacatgtttatctgctcaggaacgtcctattttattggcaatccTTTCTTTACAAGggctacacaagctgtgtgtgtatttgcacatgtgcatcagcaatgggtgcaacttaaactagctgaatgcattcattagaagggatgtccacaaacatttggacatatagtgtttaaAAGCTATGAGTGGCttgtaattattattctaataaaCGTCTGTACTAGGCATACTTGGTACATTACATGATTACTAATTAATatttgagtgtgtatgtgtgtgtgtgttgagtaacagtctttatttattgaattctGAGTGCTTCATAATACTCATTGTTCTAATAgtgtctgactcactctctCCAGGTTCAGACATACAATCAAAGTGAGAGCGTGTACGTGTACACATATCAAAGGGCTGTTTGAAAGAGAGCACTGCTTACCACACGACAGGCGTGAAAGCCATCCCAGCAGGTTTGGAGCGAGAGGCTGGAATCACCCACCTACTTAAATGAGAATTATTCCACCCTGCCATTACAGAGAGCTTATCTCCCTGCTAAATCACCACCTCTGCATGCTGGCAACTGCTATTTTCTCACAAAAGACCAACTTAGAACTCATATGACAGGTTACAGCCAGTCACTGCCTGCCAATTCCCTCTGTAGTCCCCCCGCCTAGCGCACCTCCTACACCTAACAAAGAGCAAGAGTACTCCTGCCCGCAATGCAGCCCATGTATTCACTAGAAAACAGCCCACACTTGGGCTAATCAGCCCAACACCTTCTATCAACAAGTAACAACGCCCTTTTCTATCCAAATAAAGCTTCTATTTTTCCTGCAGAACATTACCTTCCTACACCTACAGAGTTTTTTTATCTGTACTGtgtctgtacagtacagtgccaTCGCCTCTGATGGGTAATTCTGCATTAACCACTGCTAGAAGAAGAATGGCCTGTTTATATCTCCATTACCCCCTtgttcctctctcctctcttctggtgctgctcactctctgtctcttgttCTCTGCCATGGACACCTGCTCCAGTGAGAGCTGTGGGTTGTGTGTTGGTAAGTTGGCAGTGGGCAATATGCCTCTGTGGTAGAGAGAGTATGGCGCTCCTTGCTGACTCTGTGGCAGCAGGCAGAACAGTGCAGGCTTTGTTGTGGAAGGGTGCTGGGTTAAAGAGAGTAGGCAGTATGATATAGTATTTCTTGGGCCATGGTCATTCTGAAATTGTAACAGGGTAACATGTAACACTGTAaattttcatatttatatttattttttaatatttac carries:
- the zmiz1a gene encoding zinc finger MIZ domain-containing protein 1a isoform X3, translated to MNSIPSMDRHIQQTNDRLLCIKQHLQNPANFQTAATELLDWCGDPRAFQRPFEQSLMGCLTVVSRVAAQQGFDLDLGYRLLAVCAANRDKFTPKSAETNTCRRCQSDSALLSSWCEELGRLLLLRHQKNRQSEPQGKVPMQPPMNSMKPSLSHSDGSFPYDSVPWQQNTNQAPGSLSVVTTVWGVTNTSQSQVLGNPMANTNNPMNPGGNGIGSGMSASNPGINSPQFPGQQQQFSAKGGSNQAYMQQGMYGRAGHPGAGGFSGSYPGGPNTPGGIGMPPHTRPPSDFTQPAAAAAAAAVAAAAATATATATATVAALQETNKDMNQYGQMCSSFQMGPTQGYGNQFMNQPGPRGPPTMGGGMNPAGMGAGMNSSNMSGPPMGMNQPRAAGMGPFGGHGQRMPQQGYPGPRPQSMPMQGTKRPYPGEPNYAAQQFGPNGQFPNQQGQYPNPNASRALPSPNYPAQRMPGQQGSGQYPPSGVAMGQYYKQEPFNGQSNNFSGGGYAYNQGNGPPRQVVNYPHSPVPGNPTPPMTPGSSIPPYLSPNQDVKPPFPPDMKPNMTSLPPPPTNPNEELRLTFPVRDGVVLEPFRLEHNLAVSNHVFHLRPSVHQTLMWRSDLELQFKCYHHEDRQMNTNWPASVQVSVNATPLTIERGDNKTSHKPLHLKHVCQPGRNTIQITVTACCCSHLFVLQLVHRPSVRSVLQGLLKKRLLPAEHCITKIKRNFSSVAASSGNATLNGEDGVEQTAIKVSLKCPITFRRIQLPARGHDCKHVQCFDLESYLQLNCERGTWRCPVCNKTALLEGLEVDQYMWGILNAIQNSEFEEVTIDPTCSWRPVPIKSDLHIKEDPDGPLAKRFKTMSPSKMILPNVMDMIAQLGPGPSPYTSLPPQHGGNSTEYGGQGNSYQGHGNFDFPHGNSGGGAPMNDFMHGPQLSHPPDVPNNLMGPDKPLGHGMPDSMPHPVSAEQSHASMQPGMHASPHPNSQSAQPLHHSGPPSSQPPRQAPPPQQPGPNNHPHADMTFNPAAEGQVGGQGPADMPEPSLDLLPELANPDELLSYLDPPDLPSNSNDDLLSLFENN
- the zmiz1a gene encoding zinc finger MIZ domain-containing protein 1a isoform X4 translates to MNSIPSMDRHIQQTNDRLLCIKQHLQNPANFQTAATELLDWCGDPRAFQRPFEQSLMGCLTVVSRVAAQQGFDLDLGYRLLAVCAANRDKFTPKSAALLSSWCEELGRLLLLRHQKNRQSEPQGKVPMQPPMNSMKPSLSHSDGSFPYDSVPWQQNTNQAPGSLSVVTTVWGVTNTSQSQVLGNPMANTNNPMNPGGNGIGSGMSASNPGINSPQFPGQQQQFSAKGGSNQAYMQQGMYGRAGHPGAGGFSGSYPGGPNTPGGIGMPPHTRPPSDFTQPAAAAAAAAVAAAAATATATATATVAALQETNKDMNQYGQMCSSFQMGPTQGYGNQFMNQPGPRGPPTMGGGMNPAGMGAGMNSSNMSGPPMGMNQPRAAGMGPFGGHGQRMPQQGYPGPRPQSMPMQGTKRPYPGEPNYAAQQFGPNGQFPNQQGQYPNPNASRALPSPNYPAQRMPGQQGSGQYPPSGVAMGQYYKQEPFNGQSNNFSGGGYAYNQGNGPPRQVVNYPHSPVPGNPTPPMTPGSSIPPYLSPNQDVKPPFPPDMKPNMTSLPPPPTNPNEELRLTFPVRDGVVLEPFRLEHNLAVSNHVFHLRPSVHQTLMWRSDLELQFKCYHHEDRQMNTNWPASVQVSVNATPLTIERGDNKTSHKPLHLKHVCQPGRNTIQITVTACCCSHLFVLQLVHRPSVRSVLQGLLKKRLLPAEHCITKIKRNFSSVAASSGNATLNGEDGVEQTAIKVSLKCPITFRRIQLPARGHDCKHVQCFDLESYLQLNCERGTWRCPVCNKTALLEGLEVDQYMWGILNAIQNSEFEEVTIDPTCSWRPVPIKSDLHIKEDPDGPLAKRFKTMSPSKMILPNVMDMIAQLGPGPSPYTSLPPQHGGNSTEYGGQGRGNSYQGHGNFDFPHGNSGGGAPMNDFMHGPQLSHPPDVPNNLMGPDKPLGHGMPDSMPHPVSAEQSHASMQPGMHASPHPNSQSAQPLHHSGPPSSQPPRQAPPPQQPGPNNHPHADMTFNPAAEGQVGGQGPADMPEPSLDLLPELANPDELLSYLDPPDLPSNSNDDLLSLFENN